One stretch of Pseudomonadota bacterium DNA includes these proteins:
- the rpoC gene encoding DNA-directed RNA polymerase subunit beta', with protein sequence MKDLLNLFNQQRQPVDFEAIRIGLASPEMIRSWSYGEVKKPETINYRTFKPERDGLFCAAIFGPVKDYECLCGKYKRMKHRGVVCEKCGTEVTLTKVRRERMGHIELASPVAHIWFLKSLPSRIGLMMDMTLREIERILYFESFVVIDPGMTPLETGSLLTDEQYLEAMEEYGDEFDARMGAEAVYELLKHIDLNGELLKLREEIAATNSETKLKRLSKRIKLVEAFLDSGNRPENMVMTVLPVLPPDLRPLVPLDGGRFATSDLNDLYRRVINRNNRLKRLLELNAPDIIVRNEKRMLQEAVDALLDNGRRGRAITGTNKRPLKSLADMIKGKQGRFRQNLLGKRVDYSGRSVIVVGPTLRLHQCGIPKKMALELFKPFIFSKLQRRGLATTIKAAKKLVERESAEVWDILEEVIREHPILLNRAPTLHRLGIQAFEPVLIEGKAIQLHPLVCTAFNADFDGDQMAVHVPLSLEAQLEARALMMSTNNILSPANGDPIIVPTQDVVLGLYYMTRELVNVPGEGMVFSNIDEVHRAYQNKQVELHAKVKVRMDYHRDLGEGETEALTGLVETTVGRSLLAEILPEGLPFDQMNQPLTKRAISNLINECYRRLGLKASVVFADRLMYTGFHYATKAGVSIGVVDLKVPEEKKKILDDADTEVVEIQEQYASGLVTSGERYNKVVDIWSRTNEQVAKAMMDHLGTDHVEDAEGNKVDQPSMNSIFIMADSGARGSAAQIRQLAGMRGLMAKPDGSIIETPITANFREGLNVLQYFISTHGARKGLADTALKTANSGYLTRRLVDVAQDVVVTEPDCKTEAGLTMTPIVEGGDVVEALADRVLGRVVAEDTWAPSQKDGEDPAVPRNTLLDEAWVKKLDEMGVDSIKVRSPITCETRFGVCAMCYGRDLARGHLVNLGESIGVIAAQSIGEPGTQLTMRTFHIGGAASSAAAVDHVAVKSNGSTRLHNLKFVQHNEGHLVAVSRSGEISVIDEQMREKERYKVPYGAVLSIKDGDDVTAGQTIANWDPHTHPIVTEVAGILKFTDFVDGVTVDEQVDDITGLQNFVVTDPKTRGSAGKDLRPLVTLVDKKGKELCLADTDLPAQYFLPAGAIISLQDGAEVGVGDVVARIPQASSKTRDITGGLPRVADLFEARKPKEQAVLAEATGIVSFGKDTKGKQRLVITDKDGDATEELIPKWRNILVFEGEHVEKGEVVVDGELNPHDILRLLGVEALADYLVKEIQDVYRLQGVKINDKHIEAIIRQMLRKVQILESGDTNMLRGEQLERNRVLDNNEKAEANDEAPARYERVLLGITKASLATESFISAASFQETTRVLTEASVRGTRDQLRGLKENVIVGRLIPAGTGLAYHEERRRKRRGISAELEEITGDIGAESSETTEETS encoded by the coding sequence GTGAAAGATCTTCTCAATCTGTTCAATCAACAGCGGCAGCCGGTGGACTTCGAAGCCATCCGGATTGGTTTGGCTTCACCGGAGATGATCCGGTCCTGGTCTTACGGCGAGGTGAAGAAGCCGGAAACCATTAACTACCGTACCTTCAAACCGGAACGTGACGGCCTGTTCTGCGCGGCAATCTTTGGCCCGGTCAAAGACTACGAGTGCCTCTGCGGCAAGTACAAGCGCATGAAGCATCGCGGCGTGGTGTGCGAGAAGTGCGGCACCGAGGTGACCCTGACCAAGGTTCGCCGCGAGCGCATGGGCCACATCGAGCTGGCCTCACCCGTCGCCCACATCTGGTTCCTCAAGTCGCTGCCGTCGCGCATCGGCCTGATGATGGACATGACGCTCCGCGAGATCGAGCGCATCCTCTACTTCGAGTCATTTGTGGTCATCGATCCCGGCATGACGCCGCTGGAAACCGGTTCGCTCCTCACCGACGAGCAGTACCTGGAAGCGATGGAAGAGTACGGAGACGAGTTCGACGCGCGCATGGGCGCCGAGGCGGTCTACGAATTGCTCAAGCACATCGACCTGAACGGCGAGCTGCTGAAGCTGCGCGAAGAGATTGCCGCGACGAATTCTGAGACCAAGCTGAAGCGCCTGTCCAAGCGCATCAAGCTGGTTGAGGCGTTCCTCGATTCCGGCAACCGGCCAGAGAACATGGTCATGACCGTGCTGCCGGTCCTGCCGCCGGACCTGCGTCCGCTGGTGCCGCTGGACGGTGGCCGCTTTGCGACCTCCGACCTGAACGACCTGTATCGCCGGGTGATCAACCGCAACAACCGCCTGAAGCGTCTGCTGGAGCTCAACGCGCCGGACATCATCGTGCGCAACGAGAAGCGCATGCTGCAGGAAGCGGTCGACGCGCTGCTGGACAACGGCCGCCGCGGCCGGGCCATCACCGGCACCAACAAGCGCCCGCTAAAGTCGCTGGCCGACATGATCAAAGGCAAGCAGGGCCGGTTCCGTCAGAACCTGCTCGGCAAGCGGGTGGACTATTCCGGTCGTTCCGTGATCGTGGTGGGTCCGACGCTGCGTCTGCACCAGTGTGGTATTCCGAAGAAGATGGCGCTTGAGCTGTTCAAGCCATTTATCTTCTCCAAGCTGCAGCGACGCGGACTGGCCACCACCATCAAGGCAGCCAAGAAGCTGGTTGAGCGCGAGAGCGCTGAGGTCTGGGACATCCTGGAAGAGGTGATCCGCGAGCACCCGATTCTGCTGAACCGGGCGCCGACGCTGCACCGTCTGGGCATTCAGGCCTTTGAGCCGGTGCTGATCGAAGGTAAAGCGATTCAGCTGCACCCGCTGGTGTGCACCGCGTTCAACGCGGACTTCGACGGCGACCAGATGGCGGTGCACGTCCCGCTGTCGCTGGAAGCACAGCTCGAAGCGCGAGCGCTGATGATGTCAACCAACAACATCCTTTCGCCCGCGAACGGTGACCCGATCATCGTACCGACCCAGGACGTCGTTCTGGGCCTGTACTACATGACCCGGGAGCTGGTGAACGTGCCGGGTGAGGGCATGGTGTTCAGCAACATCGACGAGGTGCACCGCGCATACCAGAACAAGCAGGTGGAGCTGCACGCCAAGGTCAAGGTTCGGATGGATTACCACCGCGACCTGGGTGAAGGCGAAACGGAGGCTCTGACGGGCCTGGTGGAAACCACCGTCGGCCGTTCGCTGCTGGCGGAAATCCTGCCCGAGGGTCTGCCGTTCGATCAGATGAACCAGCCGCTGACCAAGCGCGCCATCTCCAACCTGATCAACGAGTGCTACCGACGCCTCGGCCTGAAGGCCAGCGTGGTCTTCGCCGACCGCCTGATGTACACCGGATTCCACTACGCCACGAAGGCGGGCGTCTCGATCGGTGTGGTCGACCTCAAGGTGCCGGAAGAGAAGAAGAAAATTCTCGACGATGCCGATACCGAAGTGGTGGAGATTCAGGAGCAGTATGCTTCCGGTCTCGTGACCAGCGGCGAGCGCTACAACAAGGTCGTCGACATCTGGTCGCGCACCAACGAGCAGGTGGCGAAAGCCATGATGGACCACCTGGGTACGGACCACGTGGAAGACGCCGAGGGCAACAAGGTGGATCAGCCTTCGATGAACTCGATCTTCATCATGGCCGACTCAGGCGCGCGGGGTTCCGCTGCGCAGATCCGCCAGCTGGCGGGCATGCGGGGCCTGATGGCCAAGCCGGATGGCTCGATCATCGAGACGCCGATCACGGCAAACTTCCGTGAGGGTCTGAACGTACTGCAATACTTCATCTCGACGCACGGCGCCCGGAAGGGTCTGGCCGACACGGCACTGAAGACCGCCAACTCCGGGTATCTGACCCGGCGTCTGGTGGACGTGGCGCAGGACGTAGTTGTCACCGAGCCTGACTGCAAAACCGAAGCCGGTCTCACCATGACGCCGATCGTTGAAGGCGGTGACGTGGTCGAAGCCCTGGCCGATCGCGTGCTGGGTCGCGTGGTTGCTGAGGACACCTGGGCACCTTCGCAGAAAGACGGCGAAGATCCTGCGGTCCCGCGCAACACGCTGCTGGACGAGGCATGGGTGAAAAAACTCGACGAGATGGGCGTAGATTCCATCAAGGTCCGCTCGCCGATCACCTGCGAAACCCGCTTTGGCGTGTGCGCCATGTGCTACGGGCGCGACCTCGCCCGAGGTCACCTGGTGAACCTCGGTGAGTCGATCGGCGTCATCGCGGCTCAGAGTATCGGCGAGCCGGGCACCCAGCTGACCATGCGGACCTTCCACATCGGTGGTGCGGCATCTAGTGCGGCTGCGGTGGACCACGTGGCGGTCAAGTCCAACGGTTCGACCCGCCTGCACAATCTGAAGTTTGTGCAGCACAACGAAGGCCACCTGGTGGCGGTATCCCGCTCCGGCGAGATCTCCGTGATCGACGAGCAGATGCGCGAGAAAGAGCGCTACAAGGTGCCCTACGGCGCGGTGCTCAGCATCAAGGACGGCGACGATGTGACGGCTGGCCAAACCATCGCCAACTGGGATCCGCATACCCATCCGATCGTGACCGAGGTCGCGGGTATCCTGAAATTCACCGATTTTGTTGACGGCGTGACCGTAGACGAGCAGGTGGACGACATCACGGGTCTGCAGAACTTTGTTGTAACCGATCCCAAGACCCGTGGCAGTGCCGGTAAAGACCTGCGGCCGCTGGTGACCCTGGTCGACAAGAAGGGCAAAGAGCTGTGCCTGGCCGACACCGATCTACCGGCGCAGTACTTCCTGCCGGCAGGCGCGATCATCAGCCTGCAGGACGGGGCTGAGGTGGGCGTGGGTGACGTGGTGGCGCGGATTCCGCAGGCCTCCAGCAAAACCCGCGACATCACCGGTGGTCTGCCCCGCGTGGCCGACCTGTTCGAGGCTCGCAAGCCTAAGGAGCAGGCGGTGCTGGCCGAAGCGACCGGTATCGTCAGCTTCGGTAAGGACACCAAAGGCAAGCAGCGGCTGGTAATCACCGATAAGGACGGTGATGCAACGGAAGAGCTGATTCCGAAGTGGCGCAACATCTTAGTGTTCGAAGGTGAACACGTGGAGAAGGGTGAAGTGGTGGTTGACGGTGAGCTCAACCCGCATGACATCCTGCGTTTGCTCGGCGTTGAGGCCCTGGCCGACTACCTGGTGAAGGAAATTCAGGACGTCTACCGACTGCAGGGTGTGAAAATCAACGACAAGCACATCGAGGCGATCATCCGTCAGATGTTGCGTAAGGTGCAGATTTTGGAGTCGGGCGACACCAACATGCTGCGCGGCGAGCAGCTCGAGCGCAATCGCGTGCTGGACAACAACGAAAAGGCCGAGGCCAACGACGAAGCGCCGGCTCGCTACGAGCGGGTGCTGCTGGGGATCACCAAGGCGTCGCTGGCCACGGAGTCGTTCATTTCGGCAGCCTCGTTCCAGGAAACCACGCGGGTGCTTACCGAAGCGTCCGTGCGCGGAACCCGGGACCAGCTGCGCGGCCTGAAGGAAAACGTGATTGTCGGTCGTCTGATCCCTGCCGGAACCGGCTTGGCGTACCACGAGGAGCGTCGCCGCAAGCGTCGCGGCATCAGTGCGGAGCTGGAGGAGATCACCGGCGATATCGGTGCCGAGAGCAGCGAGACGACCGAAGAAACGTCCTGA